The nucleotide sequence TCACGAAGAAGTCGTTGGTCAGGGTTTCCGGCCGGCGGGTGAAGACGCCGTGCTTCGACTGCTTGAAGTTGGCGCCCAGCACCCGGAGGCCGCCCACCAGGACCGTCATCTCGGGCGCCGTCAACCGGAGGAGCTGGGCCTTGTCCACCAGCATCTCCTCGGCCGAAACGGCGTAGCGCTTCTTCTGGTAGTTGCGGAACCCGTCCGCCTTCGGCTCGAGCACGGCGAAGGCTTCCACGTCGGTCTGTTCCTCGGAGGCATCGGTGCGCCCCGGGGTGAAGGGTACGGCGATGTCATGCCCCGCCTTCCCGGCCGCCTGCTCGACGCCCGCGCACCCGCCCAGGACGATCAGGTCGGCCAGGGAGATCTTCTTGCCGCCGGGGGCGGAGGCGTTGAACTCCCCGCGGATCTTTTCGCAGGTCTTGAGCGTCTTGGCCAGCCTGTCGGGCTCGTTCACTTCCCAGTCCTTCTGGGGGGCGAGCCGGATGCGGGCGCCGTTGGCGCCGCCGCGGTAGTCGGAGCCGCGGAAGGTGAAGGCCGACGCCCAGGCGGTCGAGACCAGGTCCGCAACGGAAAGGCCCGAGGCCAGGATTTTGGCCTTGAGGGCGGCGACGTCCTTCGCGTCGACCAGCGGGTGGTCGACGTCGGGGACCGGGTCCTGCCAGATCAGCTCCTCGGCCGGCGCTTCCGGGCCGAGATAGCGCGCGCGGGGGCCCATGTCGCGGTGGGTCAGCTTGAACCACGCGCGGGCGAAGGCGTCGGCGAACTCCGCGGGATTGGCCAGGTAGCGGCGCGCGATCTTTTCGTAGACCGGGTCGAACTTGAGCGAAAGGTCCGCCGTGGTCATCATGGGGCGGTTTTTCCTGGAAGGGTCGTGGGCGTCGACGACCATGTCCTCCTCGTCGACATCCTTGGCCAGCCAGATGTAGGCCCCGGCGGGGCTCTTGAGGAGCTCCCACTCGTATTTGAAGAGGACCTTCAGGTAGCCCATGTCCCACGTCGTCGGGTTCGGCTTCCAGGCTCCTTCCAGTCCGCTGCCGATCGCGTCCCCCCCCTTGCCGCTCTTGTAGGTGCTCTTCCACCCCAGGCCCATCTGCTCGACGGGGGCGGCCTCGGGCTCCGGGCCCACGTGGGTCGCGGGACCGGCGCCGTGGCACTTGCCGAAGGTGTGCCCGCCGGCGACCAGGGCGACGGTCTCCTCGTCGTTCATCGCCATGCGGGCGAAGGTCTCCCGCACATCTTTTGCGGAGGCCGCGGGGATCGGTTGGCCGTCGGGCCCTTCCGGGTTGACGTAGATCAGCCCCATCTGCACGGCCGCCAGGGGGTTTTCCAGGTCCCGCTCGCCGCTGTAGCGGCTCTTGGGCTTGTCGCTCGTGGCGAGCCACTCCTCCTCGGCCCCCCAGTAGATGTCTTCTTCAGGCTCCCAGACGTCCACGCGCCCCCCGGCGAAGCCGAAGGTCTTGAACCCCATCGATTCGAGGGCGCAGTTTCCGGCCAGGACCATCAGGTCGGCCCAGGAGATCTTCCGGCCGTATTTGCGCTTGATCGGCCAGAGGAGGCGGCGGGCCTTGTCGAGGCCGACGTTGTCGGGCCAGCTGCCCAGCGGCGCCAGGCGCTGGCTGCCCGAACCGGCGCCGCCGCGCCCGTCGTGGGTGCGGTAGGTGCCGGCGCTGTGCCACGCCATGCGGATGAAGAGCGGGCCGTAGTGACCCCAGTCGGCGGGCCACCAATCCTGCGAGTCCTTCATCAGCTTGAAGAGGTCCTGCTTGACGGCCCCGAGGTCGAGGGTCTTGAACTCCTCGGCGTAGTTGTAGTCGGCCCCCATCGGGTTGGCCGCCGGGGAGTGCTGGTGCAGGATCCGGAGGTTCGGCTGGTCGGGCCACCAGTCGCGGACCGATTTGCCTCTGCCCGTCATCGGTTTTTGCTTTCCGCCCGTCACCGGGCACTTGCTTTCCTCGCTCATATATCTTTTCCCCTCCCTTGGTTTTTCGCGCCCGGATCGTCGCCTGCGGCGCATTGAATGCAGAGTCCCCGGACCTCCACCTGGATGCTTTCGGCGCGGCCGAGGGTTTTCACCGAGTCCGGCAGGTCGAGACTGTCGAACGCGTCGCTGTGGATGTCGCGCGTCAGCCCGCACCGGGTGCAGACAAAATGATGATGGCGGCCGAGGTTGGCGTCGAAGCGCGCCCGCTCCCGCGAGAGCCCGAGGGTCGTGACGAGCCCGAGGTCCTCGAGCCACCAGAGGGTCCGGTAGACGGTGTCGAGCGACACCGTCGGCATCCGGCGCCTCACCCCCCGAAACACCCGCTCCGCGTCGGGGTGGTCGCCCGATTCGAGGACCTCCCGGAAAATCTCGAGGCGCTGGTGCGTCAGCTTCGCCCCCCGGCTGTGGCACACCTGCTCGAAACTCTCGATACGCCTCCGTACGTCGTCCCGGGTGACTTTCACGATGAAATCCTAATTAGGAATTGAATCCTGATTAGGGAGTGTATCCTTCCGCCCGACTGAATTCAACGGAAAAAAGGGGGGCTTACCAGCCCGATTCCATGCCGTAAGGCACCGTGGTCAGCAGCGCCTCGATCCGGCGGATCCGGCCCTCCTCGATCTTGAAGATCTCGGCGATCATGGAAGAGTAGGGCTGGCGCAGCATCGGGCGGACATCGACCATCTCCCGGTCCGGGGTTCGCGAATAGCGGGCGACGCTCCCGTCGTGGTCGAAAAAGCCGAAAGCCATGGCCAGGCCCGTGACCGGGTCTACCGCCTCGAAGCGCCTTTCGCGGATGTCGGTGGTGATCACCGAGAAACCTGTGTCGAACTGCTCCCGGCAACCCAGGGCCTGCATCGAGCCAGCCGGGAAATCGGGGTTGTTGGAGGTGATGATGCCGTTTTCCCTCCGCTGGCAGTCGGGGTGGAAAGGGACGTTCCCGCCGTGGTTGTCGGTGTCGAGGCCGGTGAAATAGCTGTTGCCGACGGCGACCAGTTCGGCCCGCGACCGCCGCCCATCGGCCGGGACCGGCTCCATCATGCGCGGGTGCGGCTCCGTATGCGTGACGTAACGGGCGCCGGCCGCCACCGGTACGACCATGGAGTCGTTGCGGACCACGATGCTTTCGATCTCGGAGATCCACCCCCCAGCCTCGATCTTCAGCCGCGTCGCGAGGAAGTTCCGGTTCCCGTTTTCGTTGATGTTGCCGAGGAGCGCCACGGCCCCCGCCTCCTCGTCGATCACGTCCACCCGGTAGGTGGGCATGGCCGAGGCGGTCCGCCAGAGCCCCTGACCGATGTTCAGTCGGATCCCGTTTTCGGTGTATTTGGCCCCCGGGGTGAGGGGGAGGCGGGAAGGCTCGTGGGCGACCAGGGCCTTGAGGTATCGGGTCATGAATCCGGCCAGGCACTCCCGGTCGCACGCGACCTTCACCCTGAACCCGCCGGCCGCATCCCCGGCCGGGACCTCGTCGGCAGCGGGGGGACCGGTGCGGGTGCCGCACGCGGCCGCCGCGAGCAGGGGCCAAAGACAGGCTGCAACCCTCAGGAACTTCCTCATGGCACGCTCCCCCTATCCTCCCGGAGGCGCGCGGCGGGGCGGCCTCCGGCCGATGCCCTAATGTATCCTTTTTCGTGCGGCCCGCACAATGGGAATGGGTGCCCGGCCCTACCTGGCCGAATAGCCGCCGTCGACGACCAGGTCGGCGCCCGTCACCCAGCGCGCGGCGTCCGAGAGGAGGTAGACGCAGGCGTGCGCGACGTCCTCGGGGGTTCCCAGCCCCAGCGGGTGCCGCTCCTCGAGCTTTCTCCGCTTTTCCGGATCGGCGATGTGGGGGAGGGTTTCGTTGATGGGGGTGATGACGGCGCCGGGGGAAACGGTGTTGACCCGGATCCTCCTGGGGGCCAGCTCGCAGGCCAGCGAGCGCGCCCCGGCCAGCAGCGCCCCCTTCGTCATGGAGTAGAGGGTTTTTCCCGTTTCGCCGCGGCTTCCCATCACCGAGGAGATGAACAGGACGCTGCCACCTTCCGCGGCGAAGGAGCCGGCCCTCGCGATCTCCCGGGTGAGATAGAGGGCCGAGTAGACGTTGACGTGAAACAGCGCGTCGATCCGCGCCCGTGTCGTCGAACGCAGGGGGAGGGTGGCGGAGGCGCCGGCGCAGTGGACCAGGCCGTGCACCCGGCCGCACGTTTCGCCGAGGGCGCGCGCGAGGGCGACGACCGCGGCTTCATCGGTCAGATCGGCGGCGAAGAGGCGATGGCCGCCCGCGGGGTCCATCGAGGCGAGCGTCCGGCCGAGCCGTTCCCGGTCGCGGCCGATGAGGGCGACCGAGGCCCCCATGGCGGCGCAGGCGAGGGCGCATTGCCGGCCGATCCCGGAGGACGCCCCGCTGACGACGACCCGTTTTCCCTCGAGGCCGAAGGGGTTCATACTTCCACCATCTCGCTGATCCGGCAGTCCACGAAGGGGACGATGGCCGACCCCCAGGTCATCCCCACCCCGAACGCGCTCATCAGCAGCAGCCGGTGCCCGTCCATCCGGCCCCGGAGCTCGCTGACGATGGTCAGCGGGAGGGAGACCGAGGAGGTGTTGCCGTACTTCCCGATGGTGGACGGGACCTTTTCCGGGTCGAGCCCGAGCCTGCGGGCCACGTGCGCGTTGATGAAGCTGTTGGCCTGGTGCAGGACGATGTAATCGAACCCGTCCAGGCCGCGCCCCGTGCGCGCCAGGAGGGCGCGGATGTCGCGCGGCACCTCGCGGTTGACGAAGGTGAACACGTCCGCCCCGTGCATGTACCCCTGTTCCTCGCTGCGGACGTTCCCGTGCCCGTCCACCACCCGCTCCCTGACGGTTTCGGCCGAACTCGGGCGGCGGTATCCCCCGGCGTCGATCCTGATGAGGTCGCCGCGCGACCCGTCCGAGTGGAGCGAGAAGTGGGACGCGCCGAACCTGGTGTCCCGCTCGACGAGGGCGGCGGCGCCGGCGTCCCCGAACAGGAAGGCCGTAGTGCGGTCTTTGGGGGAATAGACCTTCGAACGGGTTTCCCCGTCGAGGACCAGGCCCCTTCGCAGCCCGGAGGCGAGCATCAGCGAATAGGCCACCGCCATGCCGTAGAGGAAGGCGGAGCACCCCAGGTTGATGTCGAAGGCGAGGGTCGACCGGGGGAGGCCGAGGCGGTCCTGAAGCAGGACGGAGGTGGCGGGCATGCGGTAATCGGGGGTCTGGGAGATGAAGACCAGCAGGTCGATCTCCTCCCGGTCGACCCGGTTGTCGGCCAGCAGCCTTTCGGCCGCGGCGAAGCAGAGATCGGACGCCGTCGTCGACGGATCCGCGAACCGCCGCTCGCGCACGCCGATCTTGTCCACGATCTCCCTGACATCGGCGGCCGGGAAGTGCCCCGTGTACCGGTAGTTGTCGATGACGGTGCGCGGGACCGCCGCGGCCAGCGCGGTGATGCCGGCTCCCGTGAAGTCCAGGTACGCCATTATGCCCCGGTCGCCGCGCCGTACACCTGCCCCACGGTGCGCAGCTCGCGGAACTCGGCTTCCTCGAGCCGCAGGTCGTAATCCTCGTCCAGCATCGCGATCAGCGACAGGTAGGCGAGCGAATCCCACTCCTCGTATTCGCGGAATTCGTCGTCCATGTGGATGTCGCGGTCTTCGAGCTGCAGGCTTTCCCTGAACCGTTCGATGAATTTCTGCTTCATGGGATCCCATCCAAAAAGGTCAAAGATTCTTCATGATTCTGGCCGGGTTTCCGAAATAGGTCACCCCGTCGCGCGTCCTGCGTATCACCACGCTCCCGGTCCCGATCCGGGTGCCGCGGCCGATGGCCACCCCCTGGAGCACCAGGGCGCGGGCGCCGAAAAAATTGCCGTCCCCGACAGTCACCGCGCCCGAGAGGCGCACATCGGGCTGCATCACGTTGAAGCTCCCTGTTTTCACGTCGTGGCCCAGGGAGACCTCCCCGTTGAGGAGGTTGAAGTCGCCGAGCTCGACGTCGCAGCTGATGCGGCAGTTGTGGCCCAGGATGTTGCCCCGGCCCATCCCGACGCTCTCCCGGTCGAAAAAGAGCACGGTGGGGGCGACCAGGTTGGGGAAATGGACCAGGGGGTTGGTGATTTTCGAAACCAGGGCGCGCACCGTGTCCGGGGACGCGATCGCCATGACCACGGCCAGCGGCCTTTCATGACGGTTCAGGGCCCCGAGGCCGCCGATGACGCCGCCGTAGCGGTTGGATCGGCCCTCGGGCACGCCGTCGTCGAAATAGCCGATGACGTTCCACCGGGGCGCCGCCTCGTTGATCGAGCGGACGATCGCGGCCAGTTCGCGGCCGAACGCTCCAAACCCGTATATGGCAAGATCCGTCATCAGGCGCTGTCCACCCAATCGCCCCGCCCAGCCGCGGGACAGAAACATCCCCTAATCTGTTTATATCCCTGATGCCGCGGATAGACAATAGGTTCATCCCCGGCAGGATCCCCGTGCGGGCCGGGACCGGCAACTACCCCCATAGTTTTCGATCAAATTCCGTAACATCCGCCGGCGGGCACAGTATCTAATGAACGTGAAGATCAAAAGACCCATGGGCACATTGCGGGGCGGGGGAGGCGCCGCCGCCGAGGCGGAGAGGGCGGGGTCCGCCAGGAGCGCGGTGACGTACCTGGCCATCCCGAGACCGTGGTTCATCTCCCTGCTCGTCATCCTGGTCGCGCCCTGGCTCGCGGTGGCCGCCTTCCTCCTCAAGCCGGAGGCGCCGGCCGAAGGCCGCCCCCCGGACCCGGCGCAGGAAAGACGCGTGGGGCGATGGGGGAAACTGACCCTCCTCCCCATCGTCATCGCCCCTCCCATGGAACTGGTGTTCACCGACTGGGGATTTTCGCCGCACCCCGCCTGGTTCTTCCCCGGGACGGACGCCGACGGGGCCGTCGCTCTCCTGCGGGCGGTGGGGGTGCCCGGGGAAGACGCCGACCGGCTGCGGGGAAAGATGAGGACCGAGCGGCGCACCGGCGGGGTGCTCCTCCTGCCCGACCCGGCCTGGGTTCGGGGACTCGAGCCGGGGCTGCGCGGCCGACTCTACCACTTGCTGGCCGGCAACGGATTCAATCCAGACCAGGTGCAGGCTTTCCGGTTCCGGGGGGCGAGCCTGGAGGAGTGGCTCGGCGGCGCGATGATCGACGGGCGCACCCGGGGCCTGGTGGAGCCCCTGGTCTACCGCGACGGCGACTACATGCTCTTCTCCGACATCGAACTGGTGCGCGCGGAGATCGGTGAAGAGGAGCTGCGGCGGCTGGGCAAGGGGCTGTTCCGGCAGCGGACGGTCCTGGCTGGCCTTTCGGTGGGGGCGCCGGGCGATCTCGACGCGCTCGTCGAGTACTGGGGGCGCGGGGGGCGGCGCACCGAAATCAGGCCCTTGCTGGAATCGATCTCCCGCGGGGAGAGCGAGACGGTGGACGTGGTCCACCTCCTCCCCCCGTTCGCCCGCGACCGCCTTTACAGCTACCCGCAGCTGTCGGTGGCGGACCTGGACCGCCCCACGGTCGCCAACTGCCTCTGGACGGCGCTCAACTTCTTCTCGTCCCGGCCCGACGACCGTTTTCTCGACGACGCCGTCGCCCTCCGGACCCTCCGGGAGGACTACTTCATCGTCGAGGGGGAGC is from Acidobacteriota bacterium and encodes:
- the katG gene encoding catalase/peroxidase HPI, which gives rise to MSEESKCPVTGGKQKPMTGRGKSVRDWWPDQPNLRILHQHSPAANPMGADYNYAEEFKTLDLGAVKQDLFKLMKDSQDWWPADWGHYGPLFIRMAWHSAGTYRTHDGRGGAGSGSQRLAPLGSWPDNVGLDKARRLLWPIKRKYGRKISWADLMVLAGNCALESMGFKTFGFAGGRVDVWEPEEDIYWGAEEEWLATSDKPKSRYSGERDLENPLAAVQMGLIYVNPEGPDGQPIPAASAKDVRETFARMAMNDEETVALVAGGHTFGKCHGAGPATHVGPEPEAAPVEQMGLGWKSTYKSGKGGDAIGSGLEGAWKPNPTTWDMGYLKVLFKYEWELLKSPAGAYIWLAKDVDEEDMVVDAHDPSRKNRPMMTTADLSLKFDPVYEKIARRYLANPAEFADAFARAWFKLTHRDMGPRARYLGPEAPAEELIWQDPVPDVDHPLVDAKDVAALKAKILASGLSVADLVSTAWASAFTFRGSDYRGGANGARIRLAPQKDWEVNEPDRLAKTLKTCEKIRGEFNASAPGGKKISLADLIVLGGCAGVEQAAGKAGHDIAVPFTPGRTDASEEQTDVEAFAVLEPKADGFRNYQKKRYAVSAEEMLVDKAQLLRLTAPEMTVLVGGLRVLGANFKQSKHGVFTRRPETLTNDFFVNLVDMGTEWKPVGEDVYEGRDRKTGDLRWTATRVDLIFGSNSQLRAIAEVYACDDAGEKFVRDFVAAWTKVMNLDRFDLA
- a CDS encoding transcriptional repressor; translation: MKVTRDDVRRRIESFEQVCHSRGAKLTHQRLEIFREVLESGDHPDAERVFRGVRRRMPTVSLDTVYRTLWWLEDLGLVTTLGLSRERARFDANLGRHHHFVCTRCGLTRDIHSDAFDSLDLPDSVKTLGRAESIQVEVRGLCIQCAAGDDPGAKNQGRGKDI
- a CDS encoding SDR family oxidoreductase, whose translation is MNPFGLEGKRVVVSGASSGIGRQCALACAAMGASVALIGRDRERLGRTLASMDPAGGHRLFAADLTDEAAVVALARALGETCGRVHGLVHCAGASATLPLRSTTRARIDALFHVNVYSALYLTREIARAGSFAAEGGSVLFISSVMGSRGETGKTLYSMTKGALLAGARSLACELAPRRIRVNTVSPGAVITPINETLPHIADPEKRRKLEERHPLGLGTPEDVAHACVYLLSDAARWVTGADLVVDGGYSAR
- a CDS encoding ketoacyl-ACP synthase III, producing the protein MAYLDFTGAGITALAAAVPRTVIDNYRYTGHFPAADVREIVDKIGVRERRFADPSTTASDLCFAAAERLLADNRVDREEIDLLVFISQTPDYRMPATSVLLQDRLGLPRSTLAFDINLGCSAFLYGMAVAYSLMLASGLRRGLVLDGETRSKVYSPKDRTTAFLFGDAGAAALVERDTRFGASHFSLHSDGSRGDLIRIDAGGYRRPSSAETVRERVVDGHGNVRSEEQGYMHGADVFTFVNREVPRDIRALLARTGRGLDGFDYIVLHQANSFINAHVARRLGLDPEKVPSTIGKYGNTSSVSLPLTIVSELRGRMDGHRLLLMSAFGVGMTWGSAIVPFVDCRISEMVEV
- a CDS encoding acyl carrier protein, giving the protein MKQKFIERFRESLQLEDRDIHMDDEFREYEEWDSLAYLSLIAMLDEDYDLRLEEAEFRELRTVGQVYGAATGA
- a CDS encoding acetyltransferase, coding for MTDLAIYGFGAFGRELAAIVRSINEAAPRWNVIGYFDDGVPEGRSNRYGGVIGGLGALNRHERPLAVVMAIASPDTVRALVSKITNPLVHFPNLVAPTVLFFDRESVGMGRGNILGHNCRISCDVELGDFNLLNGEVSLGHDVKTGSFNVMQPDVRLSGAVTVGDGNFFGARALVLQGVAIGRGTRIGTGSVVIRRTRDGVTYFGNPARIMKNL